Proteins from one Neodiprion fabricii isolate iyNeoFabr1 chromosome 5, iyNeoFabr1.1, whole genome shotgun sequence genomic window:
- the LOC124183304 gene encoding glutamate receptor ionotropic, delta-2-like isoform X1 — MFIAPTKWLLLQDSRSGGNVSDKPSRIMDREIFELFANMSIFPDSDVIIGQRVKSDFIKLISIYRPSNARNLVIEDRGYWKDGLGITLTSTRISSVRRKNLQGTPLKSCLVITDPDSINHLTDFEDRHIDTVAKVNYPWILSLVEIMNATVSFETVESWGYRASNNTWSGMIGMLDRKEIDLGGTALFFTKERIDVIQYISLYTPTRAKFIFRRPSLSYVSNVFVLPFRPTVWIASMVFIILVSVLLYVAWKWEWHTTPNEVREKLLLSGNTARISFSDNMLIMIGAVSQQGSTFEPRRVSTRIIVLMMFIALLSLYTSYTANIVALLQSSTGSINTLDKLLRSSLKIGVADIVYNRYFLPTFQDPVRKAIYEQKVVPKGQKPAWMSMEEGVRRLRNGQFAFHAELGSAYKLVQETFHEDEKCGIQEIDYMNILDPLLAIQKRSPYLEIIKVGALKLHESGLQTRYITRLYSKKPTCNGHTSFVSVGLIDVYAPFAIIVGGVLLSPIVLLFEFIWYRRKVQRDAAGKKSSNKRSRHSFEDSSEWSQSSKVVK, encoded by the exons ATGTTTATAGCACCAACAAAGTGGCTTCTGCTCCAAGATTCAAGGAGTGGCGGGAATGTGTCCGATAAACCGTCACGAATTATGGACCGAGAGATTTTTGAGCTATTTGCGAACATGTCGATATTTCCCGACAGCGACGTGATTATCGGGCAGAGAGTAAAGTCGGACTTCATCAAATTGATTTCGATCTACAGACCAAGTAATGCGCGCAATCTTGTCATCGAGGATCGAGGATACTGGAAAGACGGATTAGGCATAACCTTAACCTCAACGCGGATTTCCTCCGTTCGAAGAAAGAACTTGCAAGGAACACCGCTCAAGTCATGTTTAGTC ATTACAGATCCCGATTCGATCAACCATTTGACTGATTTCGAGGACCGGCATATAGACACGGTAGCCAAGGTGAATTATCCGTGGATACTTTCCTTGGTGGAAATAATGAACGCAAC AGTGAGCTTCGAGACCGTCGAAAGCTGGGGCTACCGAGCCTCGAACAATACGTGGAGCGGGATGATCGGTATGCTGGATCGAAAGGAGATCGATTTGGGAGGCACGGCTTTGTTCTTCACTAAAGAGAGAATCGACGTGATTCAGTACATTTCGCTCTACACGCCCACAAG GGCAAAGTTCATTTTCCGACGTCCGTCCTTGTCTTACGTTAGCAACGTGTTTGTTTTGCCATTTCGACCGACCGTATGGATAGCGAGCATGGTGTTCATCATACTGGTATCCGTTCTCCTGTACGTCGCCTGGAAATGGGAATGGCACACTACCCCGAATGAAGTGAGGGAAAAGCTCCTCTTGTCCGGAAATACAGCTCGCATTTCGTTCAGTGACAATATGCTCATTATGATCGGGGCAGTTTCTCAGCAAG GATCTACGTTCGAGCCGCGCCGGGTTTCCACACGGATTATCGTACTGATGATGTTCATCGCGCTTTTGAGCCTGTACACTTCGTACACCGCAAACATAGTCGCTTTACTCCAATCCTCAACTGGTTCTATCAATACCTTGGACAAGCTTTTGCGCAGTTCTTTGAAGATCGGGGTCGCCGATATCGTCTACAATCGTTACTTTTTACCG ACGTTTCAAGACCCAGTTCGCAAGGCTATATACGAGCAAAAAGTTGTACCAAAAGGTCAAAAGCCAGCGTGGATGAGCATGGAAGAGGGAGTGCGAAGGCTGAGGAACGGGCAATTCGCGTTTCACGCTGAATTAGGTTCGGCCTACAAATTGGTGCAGGAGACATTCCACGAGGACGAGAAGTGCGGCATTCAAGAAATCGACTATATGAACATCCTCGATCCTCTTTTAGCTATCCAAAAGCGCTCACCGTATCTGGAGATAATAAAagttgg GGCGCTGAAGTTGCACGAAAGCGGATTACAGACCCGTTACATAACACGATTATACTCAAAAAAGCCGACATGCAACGGTCACACCAGCTTCGTGAGCGTTGGCTTGATCGACGTTTACGCACCCTTCGCAATAATTGTTGGTGGCGTATTATTGTCGCCGATTGTTCTCTTATTCGAGTTCATCTGGTATCGACGAAAAGTGCAACGCGATGCTGCGGGGAAGAAATCATCCAATAAACGCAGCAGACATTCCTTCGAAGATTCTTCTGAGTGGTCGCAAAGTAGTAAAGTAGTAAAGTAG
- the LOC124183304 gene encoding glutamate receptor ionotropic, delta-2-like isoform X2, whose amino-acid sequence MFIAPTKWLLLQDSRSGGNVSDKPSRIMDREIFELFANMSIFPDSDVIIGQRVKSDFIKLISIYRPSNARNLVIEDRGYWKDGLGITLTSTRISSVRRKNLQGTPLKSCLVITDPDSINHLTDFEDRHIDTVAKVNYPWILSLVEIMNATAKFIFRRPSLSYVSNVFVLPFRPTVWIASMVFIILVSVLLYVAWKWEWHTTPNEVREKLLLSGNTARISFSDNMLIMIGAVSQQGSTFEPRRVSTRIIVLMMFIALLSLYTSYTANIVALLQSSTGSINTLDKLLRSSLKIGVADIVYNRYFLPTFQDPVRKAIYEQKVVPKGQKPAWMSMEEGVRRLRNGQFAFHAELGSAYKLVQETFHEDEKCGIQEIDYMNILDPLLAIQKRSPYLEIIKVGALKLHESGLQTRYITRLYSKKPTCNGHTSFVSVGLIDVYAPFAIIVGGVLLSPIVLLFEFIWYRRKVQRDAAGKKSSNKRSRHSFEDSSEWSQSSKVVK is encoded by the exons ATGTTTATAGCACCAACAAAGTGGCTTCTGCTCCAAGATTCAAGGAGTGGCGGGAATGTGTCCGATAAACCGTCACGAATTATGGACCGAGAGATTTTTGAGCTATTTGCGAACATGTCGATATTTCCCGACAGCGACGTGATTATCGGGCAGAGAGTAAAGTCGGACTTCATCAAATTGATTTCGATCTACAGACCAAGTAATGCGCGCAATCTTGTCATCGAGGATCGAGGATACTGGAAAGACGGATTAGGCATAACCTTAACCTCAACGCGGATTTCCTCCGTTCGAAGAAAGAACTTGCAAGGAACACCGCTCAAGTCATGTTTAGTC ATTACAGATCCCGATTCGATCAACCATTTGACTGATTTCGAGGACCGGCATATAGACACGGTAGCCAAGGTGAATTATCCGTGGATACTTTCCTTGGTGGAAATAATGAACGCAAC GGCAAAGTTCATTTTCCGACGTCCGTCCTTGTCTTACGTTAGCAACGTGTTTGTTTTGCCATTTCGACCGACCGTATGGATAGCGAGCATGGTGTTCATCATACTGGTATCCGTTCTCCTGTACGTCGCCTGGAAATGGGAATGGCACACTACCCCGAATGAAGTGAGGGAAAAGCTCCTCTTGTCCGGAAATACAGCTCGCATTTCGTTCAGTGACAATATGCTCATTATGATCGGGGCAGTTTCTCAGCAAG GATCTACGTTCGAGCCGCGCCGGGTTTCCACACGGATTATCGTACTGATGATGTTCATCGCGCTTTTGAGCCTGTACACTTCGTACACCGCAAACATAGTCGCTTTACTCCAATCCTCAACTGGTTCTATCAATACCTTGGACAAGCTTTTGCGCAGTTCTTTGAAGATCGGGGTCGCCGATATCGTCTACAATCGTTACTTTTTACCG ACGTTTCAAGACCCAGTTCGCAAGGCTATATACGAGCAAAAAGTTGTACCAAAAGGTCAAAAGCCAGCGTGGATGAGCATGGAAGAGGGAGTGCGAAGGCTGAGGAACGGGCAATTCGCGTTTCACGCTGAATTAGGTTCGGCCTACAAATTGGTGCAGGAGACATTCCACGAGGACGAGAAGTGCGGCATTCAAGAAATCGACTATATGAACATCCTCGATCCTCTTTTAGCTATCCAAAAGCGCTCACCGTATCTGGAGATAATAAAagttgg GGCGCTGAAGTTGCACGAAAGCGGATTACAGACCCGTTACATAACACGATTATACTCAAAAAAGCCGACATGCAACGGTCACACCAGCTTCGTGAGCGTTGGCTTGATCGACGTTTACGCACCCTTCGCAATAATTGTTGGTGGCGTATTATTGTCGCCGATTGTTCTCTTATTCGAGTTCATCTGGTATCGACGAAAAGTGCAACGCGATGCTGCGGGGAAGAAATCATCCAATAAACGCAGCAGACATTCCTTCGAAGATTCTTCTGAGTGGTCGCAAAGTAGTAAAGTAGTAAAGTAG
- the LOC124183304 gene encoding uncharacterized protein LOC124183304 isoform X3, whose amino-acid sequence MFIAPTKWLLLQDSRSGGNVSDKPSRIMDREIFELFANMSIFPDSDVIIGQRVKSDFIKLISIYRPSNARNLVIEDRGYWKDGLGITLTSTRISSVRRKNLQGTPLKSCLVITDPDSINHLTDFEDRHIDTVAKVNYPWILSLVEIMNATVSFETVESWGYRASNNTWSGMIGMLDRKEIDLGGTALFFTKERIDVIQYISLYTPTSQHNDSGSTFEPRRVSTRIIVLMMFIALLSLYTSYTANIVALLQSSTGSINTLDKLLRSSLKIGVADIVYNRYFLPTFQDPVRKAIYEQKVVPKGQKPAWMSMEEGVRRLRNGQFAFHAELGSAYKLVQETFHEDEKCGIQEIDYMNILDPLLAIQKRSPYLEIIKVGALKLHESGLQTRYITRLYSKKPTCNGHTSFVSVGLIDVYAPFAIIVGGVLLSPIVLLFEFIWYRRKVQRDAAGKKSSNKRSRHSFEDSSEWSQSSKVVK is encoded by the exons ATGTTTATAGCACCAACAAAGTGGCTTCTGCTCCAAGATTCAAGGAGTGGCGGGAATGTGTCCGATAAACCGTCACGAATTATGGACCGAGAGATTTTTGAGCTATTTGCGAACATGTCGATATTTCCCGACAGCGACGTGATTATCGGGCAGAGAGTAAAGTCGGACTTCATCAAATTGATTTCGATCTACAGACCAAGTAATGCGCGCAATCTTGTCATCGAGGATCGAGGATACTGGAAAGACGGATTAGGCATAACCTTAACCTCAACGCGGATTTCCTCCGTTCGAAGAAAGAACTTGCAAGGAACACCGCTCAAGTCATGTTTAGTC ATTACAGATCCCGATTCGATCAACCATTTGACTGATTTCGAGGACCGGCATATAGACACGGTAGCCAAGGTGAATTATCCGTGGATACTTTCCTTGGTGGAAATAATGAACGCAAC AGTGAGCTTCGAGACCGTCGAAAGCTGGGGCTACCGAGCCTCGAACAATACGTGGAGCGGGATGATCGGTATGCTGGATCGAAAGGAGATCGATTTGGGAGGCACGGCTTTGTTCTTCACTAAAGAGAGAATCGACGTGATTCAGTACATTTCGCTCTACACGCCCACAAG CCAACATAACGATTCAGGATCTACGTTCGAGCCGCGCCGGGTTTCCACACGGATTATCGTACTGATGATGTTCATCGCGCTTTTGAGCCTGTACACTTCGTACACCGCAAACATAGTCGCTTTACTCCAATCCTCAACTGGTTCTATCAATACCTTGGACAAGCTTTTGCGCAGTTCTTTGAAGATCGGGGTCGCCGATATCGTCTACAATCGTTACTTTTTACCG ACGTTTCAAGACCCAGTTCGCAAGGCTATATACGAGCAAAAAGTTGTACCAAAAGGTCAAAAGCCAGCGTGGATGAGCATGGAAGAGGGAGTGCGAAGGCTGAGGAACGGGCAATTCGCGTTTCACGCTGAATTAGGTTCGGCCTACAAATTGGTGCAGGAGACATTCCACGAGGACGAGAAGTGCGGCATTCAAGAAATCGACTATATGAACATCCTCGATCCTCTTTTAGCTATCCAAAAGCGCTCACCGTATCTGGAGATAATAAAagttgg GGCGCTGAAGTTGCACGAAAGCGGATTACAGACCCGTTACATAACACGATTATACTCAAAAAAGCCGACATGCAACGGTCACACCAGCTTCGTGAGCGTTGGCTTGATCGACGTTTACGCACCCTTCGCAATAATTGTTGGTGGCGTATTATTGTCGCCGATTGTTCTCTTATTCGAGTTCATCTGGTATCGACGAAAAGTGCAACGCGATGCTGCGGGGAAGAAATCATCCAATAAACGCAGCAGACATTCCTTCGAAGATTCTTCTGAGTGGTCGCAAAGTAGTAAAGTAGTAAAGTAG
- the LOC124183308 gene encoding dynactin subunit 5, whose product MEPQDIYYNKAEYVETASGNKVSRQTVLCGSQNIVLHGKVIVQSDAIIRGDLANVRTGRYCIISKNVVIRPPFKKFSKGVAFFPLQMGDHVFVGERAVVNAAVVGSYVHIGKDALIGRRCILKDCCFIEDGAVVPPETVVPSFTRFAGNPATCVEDLPECTLDLMLDYTKNYYQHFLPARV is encoded by the exons atggaGCCTCAAGATATTTATTACAACAAGGCGGAATACGTCGAGACG GCTTCGGGTAACAAAGTGAGCAGGCAAACAGTGCTCTGTGGATCACAGAACATAGTTCTTCATGGTAAAGTTATCGTTCAATCTGACGCTATTATCAGAGGTGACCTGGCGAATGTTAGAACCGGCCGTTACTGCATCATCAGCAAGAACGTCGTTATTCGTCCTccgttcaaaaaattcagcaagGG CGTAGCCTTCTTCCCTCTTCAAATGGGAGATCACGTGTTCGTTGGTGAGCGAGCAGTTGTTAATGCAGCAGTCGTTGGTTCTTACGTTCACATAGGAAAGGATGCTCTGatt GGAAGGAGATGCATTTTGAAAGACTGCTGCTTCATCGAGGATGGTGCTGTGGTGCCTCCGGAAACTGTCGTGCCTTCGTTCACACGATTTGCTGGCAATCCCGCTACCTGCGTAGAGGATTTGCCTGAGTGTACCTTAGATTTGATGCTTGATTACACTAAGAATTATTATCAGCATTTTCTACCAGCCAGAGTTTAA